The Aquidulcibacter paucihalophilus genome has a window encoding:
- a CDS encoding pyruvate dehydrogenase complex E1 component subunit beta, producing the protein MTDILMPALSPTMEEGTLTKWHIKAGDTVSAGQVIAEIETDKATMEVEAVDEGEVLEILVAEGSENVKVNTPIARLAGEAGAAAPAPRAEAPAAAEAVAAPLASAPRVELHDPEIPAGTPMVKTTMRDALRDAMAEEMRRDEKVFLIGEEVAQYQGAYKVSRELLQEFGDKRVVDTPITEHGFAGLGVGAAMAGLKPIVEFMTFNFAMQAIDHIINSAAKTLYMSGGQIRASIVFRGPNGAASRVGAQHSQDYSAWYANVPGLKVIAPYDAADAKGLMKAAIRDPNPVVFLEHEMMYGLEFDVPEGDYVLPIGKAKVRREGTDVTITAHSRMVGFALQAAEKLAEEGISCEVVDLRTLRPLDHETIVESVKKTSRLVSAEEGWGPMGVGAEVVARVIEHAFDYLDAPPLRVHQEDVPLPYAANLEVLSLPGVDKIIKAVRAVMA; encoded by the coding sequence ATGACCGACATTCTGATGCCGGCGCTGTCGCCCACGATGGAAGAGGGCACGCTGACCAAATGGCACATCAAGGCGGGTGACACCGTCTCGGCCGGCCAGGTCATCGCCGAGATCGAGACCGACAAGGCCACGATGGAAGTCGAGGCCGTCGACGAGGGCGAGGTCCTGGAAATTCTCGTGGCCGAAGGCTCCGAGAATGTGAAGGTCAATACGCCCATCGCCCGTCTGGCCGGTGAGGCCGGTGCCGCCGCGCCCGCGCCCAGGGCAGAGGCTCCGGCCGCCGCCGAAGCCGTTGCCGCGCCCCTGGCTTCAGCGCCTCGGGTCGAGTTGCACGACCCCGAAATCCCCGCCGGCACCCCCATGGTCAAAACGACCATGCGCGACGCCCTGCGCGACGCCATGGCCGAGGAGATGCGCCGCGACGAGAAGGTCTTCCTGATCGGCGAGGAGGTCGCCCAGTACCAGGGTGCCTACAAGGTCAGCCGCGAACTGCTGCAGGAGTTCGGCGACAAGCGCGTCGTCGACACCCCGATCACCGAGCATGGTTTTGCCGGTCTGGGCGTCGGTGCCGCCATGGCGGGCCTGAAGCCGATCGTCGAGTTCATGACGTTCAACTTCGCCATGCAGGCCATCGACCACATCATCAACTCGGCGGCCAAGACGCTCTACATGTCGGGCGGCCAGATCCGCGCCAGCATCGTCTTCCGCGGTCCGAACGGCGCCGCCAGCCGCGTCGGTGCCCAGCACAGCCAGGACTATTCCGCCTGGTACGCCAACGTCCCCGGCCTGAAGGTCATCGCGCCCTATGACGCGGCCGACGCCAAGGGGCTGATGAAGGCGGCCATCCGCGATCCCAACCCCGTCGTCTTCCTCGAGCACGAGATGATGTACGGGCTGGAGTTCGACGTGCCCGAAGGCGACTACGTCCTGCCGATCGGCAAGGCCAAGGTCCGCCGCGAGGGCACCGACGTCACCATCACGGCGCACAGCCGCATGGTCGGCTTTGCCCTGCAGGCCGCCGAGAAGCTGGCGGAGGAGGGCATCTCCTGCGAGGTCGTCGACCTGCGCACCCTGCGTCCGCTCGACCATGAGACGATCGTCGAGAGCGTCAAGAAGACCAGCCGTCTGGTCTCGGCCGAGGAAGGCTGGGGCCCGATGGGTGTCGGTGCCGAGGTCGTGGCCCGGGTGATCGAACACGCCTTCGACTACCTCGACGCCCCGCCGCTCCGTGTCCACCAGGAGGATGTGCCGCTGCCCTACGCCGCCAATCTGGAAGTCCTGTCGCTCCCGGGCGTGGACAAGATCATCAAGGCTGTCCGGGCGGTGATGGCATGA
- the pdhA gene encoding pyruvate dehydrogenase (acetyl-transferring) E1 component subunit alpha yields MAKAPAAKTASKKIPNAPSASKEDLLRFYREMVLIRRFEERAGQLYGMGLIGGFCHLYIGQEAVAVGVQESVKQGHDKIITGYRDHGHMLCAGMDPKEVMAELTGRIGGSSKGKGGSMHMFDTATGFYGGHGIVGAQVALGTGLAFAGRYRGDDSVAFIYFGDGAANQGQVYESFNMAQLWKLPAIYIIENNQYAMGTSIERSSSTTQLSERGSSFGIPGEQVDGMDVLAVREATARAVKRAREGGGPYILEMKTYRYRGHSMSDPAKYRAKEEVDEVKKTRDPIDHVKMLLDQAGATEDDLKAIDAEIKAIVAEAVQFAQESPEPDPSELYTDVYVEASA; encoded by the coding sequence ATGGCGAAAGCCCCCGCCGCAAAGACTGCGTCCAAGAAGATTCCCAATGCGCCGTCGGCGTCAAAAGAGGACCTGCTTCGCTTCTATCGCGAGATGGTCCTCATCCGCCGTTTCGAGGAGCGCGCGGGCCAGCTTTACGGCATGGGCCTGATCGGCGGCTTCTGCCACCTTTACATCGGCCAGGAAGCCGTGGCGGTGGGCGTTCAGGAGAGCGTCAAACAGGGCCACGACAAGATCATCACCGGCTATCGCGACCACGGCCACATGCTGTGCGCCGGCATGGATCCGAAAGAGGTCATGGCCGAGCTGACCGGCCGTATCGGCGGCTCGTCCAAGGGCAAGGGCGGGTCGATGCACATGTTCGACACCGCCACGGGCTTCTACGGCGGCCACGGCATCGTGGGCGCGCAAGTGGCCCTGGGCACCGGCCTGGCCTTCGCCGGCCGCTACCGCGGCGATGACAGTGTGGCCTTCATCTATTTCGGCGACGGCGCGGCCAACCAGGGCCAGGTCTACGAGAGCTTCAACATGGCCCAGCTGTGGAAGCTGCCAGCCATCTACATCATCGAGAACAACCAGTACGCCATGGGCACGAGCATCGAGCGCTCGTCGTCCACGACCCAGCTCAGCGAGCGCGGCTCCAGCTTCGGCATCCCCGGCGAACAGGTCGACGGCATGGATGTGCTGGCGGTGCGCGAGGCGACGGCCCGCGCCGTCAAGCGCGCCCGTGAAGGCGGTGGGCCCTATATTCTCGAGATGAAGACCTATCGCTACCGTGGCCACTCCATGTCGGATCCGGCCAAATACCGGGCCAAGGAAGAGGTCGACGAGGTCAAGAAGACCCGCGACCCGATCGACCACGTCAAGATGCTGCTGGACCAGGCCGGCGCGACCGAGGACGACCTCAAGGCCATCGACGCCGAGATCAAGGCCATCGTCGCCGAAGCGGTGCAGTTTGCCCAGGAAAGCCCCGAGCCGGACCCGTCCGAGCTCTATACCGACGTCTATGTGGAGGCCTCGGCATGA
- a CDS encoding septum formation initiator family protein: MPERMKPYFPSAILLLLVVYLGVQALTGQRGLLSGHERDALMVRREAQLAGIMDQRRDLEVRVRYLRTDSLSRDLLEERARAVLGFADPRDYVIRVSAPVATNGSAPRA; the protein is encoded by the coding sequence GTGCCTGAACGGATGAAGCCGTATTTCCCTTCCGCAATTCTGTTGCTGCTTGTCGTCTATCTGGGCGTACAGGCCCTGACGGGCCAGCGCGGCCTGCTGAGCGGCCATGAGCGCGATGCCCTGATGGTGAGGCGCGAAGCGCAGCTGGCCGGAATCATGGACCAGCGACGCGACCTCGAGGTTCGGGTCCGCTACCTGCGCACCGACAGTCTTTCGCGCGATCTGCTGGAAGAGCGTGCCCGGGCCGTCCTCGGCTTCGCTGATCCCCGCGACTACGTCATCCGCGTCTCGGCCCCGGTCGCGACAAACGGCTCCGCGCCCCGAGCCTGA
- a CDS encoding nuclear transport factor 2 family protein, which translates to MSLRSILISGILMIAVDCVGSAAMAQTPEEDRRTVAALDIEYQLAVKHNDFATMDRILHEDFVLMLGDGRAITREALFANERQTTYEQQDEEPGTQTVRVYGDTAIVTAKLWLKGVNGHGPFDRTLWFSDTYIRTESGWRYAFAQASLPLTPTSTSGEQ; encoded by the coding sequence ATGAGCCTTCGTTCAATTCTGATCAGCGGGATTTTGATGATTGCAGTCGATTGTGTCGGGTCCGCCGCCATGGCGCAGACGCCTGAGGAAGATCGCCGCACGGTCGCCGCGCTGGACATCGAGTATCAACTGGCGGTGAAGCACAATGATTTCGCCACGATGGACCGCATTCTTCACGAGGACTTCGTGCTGATGCTCGGCGATGGCCGGGCGATCACCCGCGAGGCGCTCTTCGCCAATGAACGGCAGACCACCTATGAGCAGCAGGACGAAGAACCGGGCACCCAGACCGTCCGGGTCTATGGCGATACGGCGATCGTGACCGCCAAGCTCTGGCTCAAGGGCGTCAACGGGCATGGACCGTTCGACCGGACGCTCTGGTTCAGCGACACCTATATCCGCACGGAGTCCGGCTGGCGCTACGCCTTCGCCCAGGCCTCCCTGCCGCTCACGCCGACGTCGACGTCCGGCGAGCAATAG